The Elusimicrobiota bacterium sequence GAGAAGGCGATTGAACCCCTTCGCATAGGCTCGAAAATACAGGGGACGAAGGAGATTAAAGATCGTTTGCCCTAAAGAGACCCCGAGCCGATCCACGACCCCCCATTCGGGGACGACCCACCGGGTGGCGGCATAAGGACTCCAGTGGGCGTTGACGACGTTCAAGAAGGGAATCCCCGCCCGTTGGGCACTGACCGCCAGGGAGAGGCGGGTGTCCCCCACCACGAAGGACGGCCTGGTGCGGCGGAAAAGCTCGAGCTCGTCCGACACGTAACGGTCCAGTGTTTCGAAGTCATAGGCCGGCTTTCCTTGGCGGAGCCGTTCCAAGAAGAGAGCGGTGGAGAAGCTCGCCAGCGGGAACCATGGGCCCGGAAGCGGCCCGACGATTTTATTGAACCGGTCGTCCCAAGCGAAAACCGGTTCAAACCGGGCCCGGTCCAACCCCGCGGCGAGCGAGACCATCCGCCCCACATGGGCCAACGTCACCGCCTCCGCGACAAAGAGAACCCTTTGGGGAGTCACGGGAGAAGCCTATATCAGAAATCCTATTCCATCAAGGGAAAACCCTCGACCGTGCGCGTGCCCAGGAAAAGATCATCCGCTCCGTGGGAGCGGGAAAACTCCTCTGGACGTTAAAGAGGCGGCTTGGATTTTATGGGAGGGCGGTTTTGAGGTATTCGCGGTTCAATTGGGCGATGAAATCCACGGAGATTTCTTTGGGGCAGACGGCTTGGCATTCGGACTGGTTACTGCAATGGCCGAACCCTTCCGAGTCCATCTGGGCCACCATTTGCCGAACCCGTTCCCGGGCTTCGATTTTCCCCTGGGGCAGTTGGGCGAATTGCGAGACTTTGGCCGCCACGAACAGCATGGCGGAGGCGTTCCGGCAGGCCGCCACGCAGGCTCCGCACCCGATGCATTGGGCCGCGTCCATGGCCCGGTCCGACGCTTTCTTCGAAATGGGGATCGCGTTGGCGTCCGGAGTTCCCCCGGTCCCCACAGAAACGAATCCCCCGGCTTGGATGACCCGATCGAAGGAGGTTCGGTCGCAGACGCAGTCTTTGACCACCGGGAACGCTTTGGCGCGCCAAGGCTCGATGGTGATGATTTGGCCCTCGTGAAATTTCCGCATGTGGAGCTGACAGGTGGCCGTGGCCTGATGGCCCCCGTGGGGGACTCCGTTGATCACCAGGGAACAGGAACCACAGATGCCCTCGCGGCAATCCGAATCAAAGGCGATGGGTTCCTGGCCCTGTTGGATGAGGCCTTCGTTGACGACGTCCAGCATTTCCAAAAAGGACATGTCCGGGCTGATATCGACGGCGGGATAATCCACCAGGCGGCCGGGTTCCGACGCGTTTTTCTGACGCCACACGCGCAGGGTCAAATTCATTTGTAGCTCCTCTGCTGAAGATGGACGTTTTCAAAGACCAGGGGCTCTTTGTGAAGTTCCGCGGGGCGCCCCACCCCTTTGTGTTCCCAGGCCGCCACGTAGGCGAAATTCGCGTCGTCCCGTTGGGCTTCCCCTTCCGCTGTCTGATATTCCTCGCGGAAATGTCCGCCGCAAGACTCCTTCCGATGCAAAGCGTCGGCGCACAGCAGTTCGGAAAATTCCATGTAATCGGCCACCCGCCCGGCCTGCTCCAGAGCCTGATTGAAATCCTCTCCTTGACCGGTGACCATGACGTTTTTCCAGAATTCCTCCCGCAGGGCGGGAATCCGTTGGAGCGCTCGGTTCAGGCTGGCCTCCGTGCGCGCCATCCCGCACTCGTCCCACATGATTTTTCCCAGTTCCCGATGGAAAGAAAGCACGGTCCGTTTTCCCCGGATGGAAAGCAACCGGTTCGTTTGCTCCCGGATCGATTCCTCGGCTTTCTTGAACTCGGCATGGTCCGTGGTGACCGGTTCCCGTTTGACGGAAGCGAAATAATGGCCGATGGTGTAGGGCAGGACGAAATAGCCGTCCGCCAGCCCCTGCATGAGGGCGCTGGCGCCCAGCCGGTTGGCCCCGTGGTCGGAGAAATTGGCTTCGCCGATGACGTGCAGTCCCGGCAGGTTGCTCATGAGGTTGTAATCCACCCAGAGCCCCCCCATGGTGTAATGGACCGCCGGGTAGATGCGCATGGGCGCCTGGTAGGGGTTTTCCCCGGTGATGCGCTCATACATATCAAAGAGGTTCCCGTAACGCTCGCGAACCACGCCCTCGCCCAAACGCTTCAGCGAATCGGCGAAATCCAAGTAGACCCCTCGGCCCCCCGGTCCCACCCCGCGGCCCTCGTCGCACACGCGCTTGGCGGCGCGGGAGGAAATGTCCCGGGGAGCCAAGTTGCCGTAGGTGGGGTAGAGCCGCTCCAAATAATAGTCCCGTTCGCCTTCCGGTATATCGCCGGGGGCCCTTTTATCGTTAGCCGCCTTGGGAACCCAGACACGCCCGTCGTTCCGAAGGGATTCAGACATCAGCGTCAATTTGGACTGATGATCGCCCGATTGGGGAATGCAGGTGGGATGGATCTGCGTGTAGCAGGGGTTGGCCAGGTAGGCGCCCTTTTTATGGGCGCGCCAGATCGCCGTGGTGTTGCAGTTCTTGGCGTTGGTGGACAGAAAGAAAACGTTGGAATAACCGCCGGTCCCCAAAACAACGGCGTCGGCGGCGTGGGATTCGATGGCCCCGGTCACCAAGTTCCGCACGACGATGCCGCGGGCCTGGCCGTTGATCACCACCAGATCCAGCATTTCGGTTCGGGAAAACATTTGCACCGTTCCCAGCCCGATCTGGCGGGACAGGGCCTGGTAGGCGCCCAAAAGCAATTGTTGGCCGGTCTGGCCCCTGGCGTAGAACGTGCGGGACACCAAGGCGCCGCCAAAGGAGCGGTTGGAAAGAAGCCCCCCATACTCCCGAGCGAAGGGAACGCCCTGCGCCACGCACTGGTCGATCACGTTGGCGCTGACCTGGGCGAGCCGGTAGACATTGGCCTCGCGGGCCCGGAAGTCTCCCCCCTTGACCGTGTCGTAGAAAAGCCGATAAACGCTGTCGCCGTCGTTCTGATAGTTCTTGGCCGCGTTGATGCCCCCTGGGCAGCGATGGAGTGGGCCCGGCGCGGACTGTCCTGATAACAGAAACATTTCACCTGGTAGCCCAGCTCCGCCAAAGAAGCGGCCGCCGAAGCCCCCGCCAAACCGGATCCCACCACAATGACGCTGTAGCGCCGCTTGTTGGCGGGGTTGACCAGTTTCATATCAAACTTGTGTTTGTCCCACTTCTCGGCGATGGGTCCGGATGGAATTTTGGAATCCAGTATCATGGAAGTCCCCCAGTCGGCAGACGGATCAGGCCCAACAGCACCCCCGCCGGGATGGAAGCAAAACCTAAAAAGAGGAGCCCGCCCGCCAGGGCGGCCGCCGGTCGAACCCGCCGGCGAAGAGTTTCCGATTGAACTCCAAGG is a genomic window containing:
- a CDS encoding succinate dehydrogenase/fumarate reductase iron-sulfur subunit, translated to MNLTLRVWRQKNASEPGRLVDYPAVDISPDMSFLEMLDVVNEGLIQQGQEPIAFDSDCREGICGSCSLVINGVPHGGHQATATCQLHMRKFHEGQIITIEPWRAKAFPVVKDCVCDRTSFDRVIQAGGFVSVGTGGTPDANAIPISKKASDRAMDAAQCIGCGACVAACRNASAMLFVAAKVSQFAQLPQGKIEARERVRQMVAQMDSEGFGHCSNQSECQAVCPKEISVDFIAQLNREYLKTALP